Genomic segment of Panicum virgatum strain AP13 chromosome 9N, P.virgatum_v5, whole genome shotgun sequence:
TAAAATGAGACAAGCCAATGTCGTAGCCCTTTGAGACCTAAAATCTTAAGCATTAGGACAGGAAAACAGTAGGGGGAACCTACACTGCTATATAAGTGTGAAAGAGATAGACCATCAAGGGTCTCTAAATTAACTAACATTCTTAGTTCTATGGAACAAATAAACAATGCCACTAGCAGATGAACTTTACTTTTGTGCAGTTTTCTAGTATTTATAACAGCAGCACAAAGCACAAaagaactactccctccgtcccatgaAAAGTGCAATCCTGAGTTTCAAAAAAATCCCACAAAGAGTGCAATTCTAAAGATTGGATCTCAACTACCTGCCTAATTAAGTGGTCAGATTTGAATTGCATGCTAAAACTAACCATATGTGGCAAACAAATGAGGGCATGACTGCATGAGAGTCTTTTCACGCTATTACTAATCCGACTGAAAAAATCTAGAATTGCACTCTtcatgggacggagggagtaagggTTAATTGTTAAGAATAAGACCCTCCATGTTGTCATAAAGTAGTATCGTAATGACGAAAAGGACCTCGGTCAAGACTCCAGAGAATCAAAACGATCATCAATAAGTGATAAGTGACAATCATAACAAGCATCCAAGTCAATTATACTAACGTACTACAACAAGTTTAGTTCTTTCTCTTTAAGCAGTTAATTATTATCATGTTCTAAAGCTCAACAATgcaatagataaatcttttgagACCAGCACAAATGCTTAAGTAAATTAATTACCATCCACTGCAAAACGAGTTAACCGGGAAGCTCCCATCCGCTTGAACAAGGGATCCTTAACACGCAAAAGTGAAATAGATTGCTGAAGTAGGTTATCCCCTGAAAACTTGACAGGCAAAGTAACATTTGGAGGTCAATCAGAAAATATCCTATGCAGATAACTCAATCCCAGTAGTGAAAGAATTGATACCCATATATGGAAAGAATTGGTAGCCAACTAGGCCAGCAGTTCCTAGGAAAAATATCTTCAATATCCATCCAAACTTCTTCTCAGCTTCTTCCTCGAGCGCCCTGTCATCTGCGCACCATTTCAGTTGAAGCCAAAAGACAAAAAGCACACTAGTGTTTTCAGCAGGAACCAGAAAATAACAGAACATAGAAATAAACTTCATAAATTCTAGCTCAACACAATACTCTGCACAAAAGATATCTCAGCATTGCATATGAACACGGTTCCAAAAAATAGTGACACAACAATAGTCCAGGAAAAAAAAGTATTCCATCAACCGAGATCCAGTAAGGAAATTCTACAACGACCAGACTAGGAAGGCGATTTCAGAACCAACGAGTGTAGGGACAATAGGGTATGCGCTTGATCAGGGAAATTAACAATCCCAGGACAAAATTTGACAAGCCTAAGTATCCCCATCAGATCGATCAACCACAAGAACAGAAATGAAGCCACCGGAGCCCGATGTACCTCTCTCGTCGTAGGTGCAGAGCCTCCGAGCCAACCAgagcccctggccgccgccactccACTCGCTCGCTGCTACCTAAAGCGTGCGATATCAACAAGAGTCATGGGAGCTCAGACAGGAGTTCGACGCGGATGGATGGAACTCAAAACCGCTAAATCTAAGAGAGGGTCGGGGACGTACTCCGGCGCCACCAACTCGGGGCAGCAGGATTGATCCTCCGCCGGAAACAGCCTCCGCAGTGACCGGCGCAGCCCGgcgagcggccgcggcggcggacggcggcgacagGAGGCGTCGGAGCGTGAGCTGCGAGACCCGCTGCATGGCGACGGTGTGGTGGAGGGGTTTGCGGCCCAGTGGGCCGTAAAGGTTTTGAGGAAGATGACGAGACCAGACCAAACacggcggtttttttatttttatattttttatttccattttttacaaaaatatattttcgatttagaaatttacagaaatataccccggccgccccgctgccgggcggccggggcttatccgcaaaaaaaaacaaaaaaaattaccgACAGGTCCCTGGGGACCGGTCGCctggcagctgggcggccggccttattttttgcaatttagcccttttcgcgaaataatttcacatatgtgctctttttataattttttttgcagaaatagaccctGGGGGTCGGCGCTGTAATATGTGGCGCTGAGATAACACGTCTTcgccgaggtgccacgcacgcacaagcaatctagtgaatcttcgaacttgcctttaatattttcggacattttcaggagactagaatactgtgaaccacacatcaaatataacggtAATAATTAATAACTAAAAACTGCATTACACAATGTAAACCAttggaattacatcataatacaacgttaatgaaacacacatcagacatgcagtggcatggcagaacccgttacaactacggtaaacagattctaaACTAAGCTAatatgccttaggtaatttagaaaaacaaaacaaacacaacgatgcaccATGTGACTAGTACTAATAGTCCTAGTAGcagtacccccacgtagcaaactgcgttgagccttctccgcagtatccacccattgcaggtggtgcaggcggtggtgccggaggggcagggcccttcttcttgtgacaaggacagttgcagtaaggaatagtgcatggttcatcctgtgaagcggcagtattgctggtatcatcatcttcgtcgtctttgttaccctcgctcatttcctcgtaatggtttaccttgcattccagatcaaagatctttatctggaggtactcgatgaactcctgaactgaatcaattggtgcaggatcgacccacctggtaaaaccacagttttctggagcatctgaagactgcaaaataaatttcatgtaaggtatctcaatgaagataaagaaaaaaaacaaccgagtattaacCATgtgtgtgggcatttgaagaaacgccgaccgccatccatcccgtcggtgcacatctgcactaagcaatcctcaccatgtctgcattttggtcACGGTTCTCTacagttatcgtattgtcgtagaggaatttcattggtaaattcactcttgtgctgtggcagaaactcaaacactggttccggaaaggaatcaggtccaagaggtccctcccatattatggggtctccctttctccccccttttcctttcccaaaatcGTAGtaattcagtgagcaatctaattgaaGCAGCCATGCGGGACCACAAGGAACCGACGTCGATGCTTGCGACGATCCGTAGGAATCCTCGTACTCCGTCCGTGTACCAAAGGCCTGAAGGATACCTCGGGCTCTATCACGTTGAGTggtccaggcctcgagttgtgccggcacgctcatcgtagacccgccatgaattctcattacattcagtgagcaatctaattcaagtagcctacatgactcgaactgcaacaaaaaaaacttaGTATACAAATATTAAAAGATCGAAAATTTCGTCAACatttactcaccgccccagctaatgcctcatccctatgtcgtgcatagcgatcctgcgaagtcgcaacatgcggctgtggaaGCATGTCAACATACGTCAAACGACAACGAGTCTTCGGTTCGTACCAGGTCAGGTACGCCCGAAACGAAGGCTCAGTGTGTGGACCGGTATCCTCAGTCAACTGCTCGTCTgcatcatcccacgcagccactcatggttgtaatctagtcacccacattgtcgagaaaggatgtccagcccttgataaactgcacgttaaatagaaattagtttcaCGTTATTAGTACATGGGTGCTCATAAATTTTTGTTACCTATGATCATGGCGCTGAACACGATCCAACGCTGAAGGCACAGGGAAAGATTGGCGtcgaccgaactgcctcatgactctatccgggcagtgggcctcaactgcaacattgtacaccaaagctgcagtagtcatccataGGCCCTGGTCCTGTGTGCACACCGAAGATTTCCCAAGCGGTGTATGTGCGGCTATAGCCGAAGGACTGTATGGCTCCCACACAATGTCTTCTGgggtcaatcgatcaaattcggcaacaaactcaggataagaccgccgggtttgtacatgtgcccatgttttctgcaaaaataaaaattatgtgtccataagaaaggtattgagggaacaatgtatgaccatagtatgcatagaattaaatttttatcgggtccatacctgtcgagagtaccagagagtccccatggtgagTCTGTCGTCCTccgtgtcaccgtacatatccggcgTGTACGGTGACTGGTCAATCATGGGACGACCGATAGCAATCCTCTCGTAAGACTAAAGCTGTAGCATAATTGGGCACCCCGTTAGGACAGCATTCCTATCATTCTGccgtgatgccttgcagagtccacgatatgtgcatgcaagaaccgctgaaccccaactatataaCGGTATGAcatcctcatctgcatcggcgatctcctgtgcgtaggGCAGAAGCACCCTATCCGCACAGtgcccgtgtgagttgttgaacatgatgtacccaAATAACCACAGTAGGTATgcctcgagtgatctagtcacgctgtagtcatcagcatcggctgccaacagatccggctgcaatgaagtacgaacattgagaataagaaacacatgagttatttcaaagtcataaaatatatcaacacatcgttttgtacgaaattgtatctgaaactgtaggagccatgacttggaagggcctttcgactgtgggtgctcattgaaatcttcaggatcaatcgtggtggcaacacctgcaaaaTGTTCCTCAAGATCCTCCAGCCACGTAGAAGGTACCACGCGGGGCCCGACAGCGTCTCCGTTGATAGAAAGaccaagcagcatcgcaacgtcctgcagggtcggtgccatctccccacaagggaggtggaacgtgtgggtctcaggtctccatctgtcaacgagagctGAAAGTGGAGACAtgtctagcttcaccaaagcactctcagcaagacgagccacaGTGAGAAGACCTGCCTCGGTCAGCCTGCATCATACAGTGCTCAAATAttaatacattatataacgaaatgtataacggataaaaacagaaaatagacgacatatcacctgggcacccatcgtgggtctacagcaaccaactctgcaggtggacgtggacgcagcacgtttaattcttggtgctgaaccttcgcaaggaaggaccggtgacccgagtctattgttgggtccagcaacacaggagtaaccccggccatacctaccacataaaatcaaaacaatacaatacaatcacacacatctaaatatttctaatacttccttatatttcctaaataatttctaagattttctaaccattaataataatttctaatattttctaacattttataaattttctaatattatcttgcaatttttaagattaattaattagattgctaatgtactatatcaacgctaatcactacaagtaactacacctaaatgtaccactaatcagtccTACAAtgttctaacattttctacaattttctaacattctctacaattttctataattttctacaattttctaacattttctacaattttctaatattatattgcattttataaattttctaatattatcttgcaatttttaagataaattaattagattgctaatgtactatatcaacactAATCACTACAAGTAATTACACATAAATGTACCACTAACCAgtcctataattttctacaattttctaacattctctacaattttctataattttctaacattttctacaattttctaatattatcttgtatttttttattttctaatacttctctaacaattttctagtattttctaatactaaatctaacactaaatgtactatgTCAACGCTAATAACTACAAGTAACTGcatctaaatgtaccactaatcactcctaacaataattgaacttattgctaatctactgttttaaaaaaataattgcaacataacctatttataaaatgtagaaaattttaattacctaaagtcgccggcttgaaaatccgacagggcttcgccgctttgcctctccctcacccctcctctccctccctctcttttctttttttctggatttttagtaagACAAATGAGGGGGTGAAGGGCagccaacaccttatatagCGGTGGGGGCCGatcgccccgcagccgggcggcccggggggccggccgcccagctgccgggcgaccggtccccaAGGACatgtctgcaattttttttcgtcttttttttgcggataagcccctgccgcccggttgccgggcggccaggtcccggccgcccggcaacAGGGCGGCCgaggtatatttctgtaaatttacaagtcgaaaatatatttttataaaaaacgaaaatataaaatataaaacgCGTTCTGATTTCTGCTTCCCCACCCTGGTCCCCGTCGGCGGCCGTTGCGCCGTCGggcgcgacgacggcgacggacCGCGTGCGATTCCATGCCTCGCACGCTCTCCTCACGCGACGGCGACGCTGCCTCTCCGATCCCTAACGCCATGATGCGCTCTCGCAATCCATCACTTGTATTGGCAGGTGCTCGTGTCGGCCGCTCGATCGTGACAGGGGGCTCCCGTTTGAGGAGGTGTGGTGTGGCTGCAAGAGATGCGGGCGGTCCCGAATCACGCGCGCCCTCCAGGTGCTCGACGGATTGCGCAGGCACCCGGTACACGCGCAGTGCAGGTGCGTGCGTCCTCCCTGAATTCGAGTGTTAACTTGTGCCGATGACCACGCGCTGCTTCGCTGCTCTGTTGGTATTTCCCTTTCCTGATCATGCGAAATCATTACGAAGTGACCCATGCCTCGTCGCGCTTGGGTACTGGACCAGTGCCGTTACGACAGTCCGTGTCAGTGCCGCATTTTACATGATAACTCTATCCGCTGCAGCCTCTGAAACGCTGAACCATACGCCTGAAATTAGCTTGCGTTTGCATATACTACAATTTGTGTCAGTGCAATGAAAATGGAACGCATAGCAATGCGTGCAGTCCTGTCTTGAAGCTGCAGTAGCAACTGCATGTGATCCGTCCAGAAGAAGGGGATCATCTCAAATGGTGTTCAGCCACGCTCAACCGTGATTAATTGATTATGAACAGCTTCGATGGCATGGTTTTAGGTCTGCACTTTTCACCTCTGTTCTTACTCGGCATTGCACACAAGAAAGATTTAGGTAACCGATCTGCTGCCATAGgatgtggataactgacaaaaacAAAATCAGAAAGAAGAGAAACTAGTACCTTCCATGAGCTATAATCCAAGTCACACCCTTCAGCATGGGACCCAAATTTAGATGACTAGACCATAAGTTGAGATGTTATAAAATCTTCAATTGCCGCTGTAAAGCGAACACACAGGGGGAGTTTTCCAAAGGTGAAAACAGTACAGTTGTGTAACTCAGTGACTGTCACCTTTTTTGGTGTTCAGTATTTATTTTGAAAAGGAATGTTGAACTGATGAAGCTTTTACAATGTCTGTATTAATTCAATTTCTTCAAAATAACAATACTGAATCCATTTCAGAAACAGGGTTCATTATTGCAAAAAGTGACCATGACACTGCagtaccacaattttacaatttCAATAGGAAATCATATCACAATTACAATGTTATAGTAAGCTCGATTCAGTAGGTTAACCTTTTTTCTGAGCAGAGTTGGTCGATTATCTTTATTGTGAGTATCAGAAAGCAGAGGAGTATAAGAGGGAAGAGCACAATATTGTGGTGCAACGTGCAACCACCAACTAGGTAATATGCATGGATCCCTTGATGGTGTAGGGTCCGCATCACGGGTCAAGTCAGGTACACCAAGAACGGTGACCTGAGGTGTGAACAATACTGCTTGCACATGCTAACCAACTCCCCTTCTTTTGTTAGGTCCCAGACAGAAACGGGTTAGTATATCTAAGCATATGTTATCAACTCAATGATTGTGTTGTGAGCAGAAGGCAACTTCATAAAAAAGCCAGACAGTACTAGCATCTATTCTCATGAATCTTATGTACATTCCAAGATGGCATGATGAGAATACAGCAAACTGATAAGTGGAAGGGATTTCAGCCTGAGAAGAGGACTAGATGGTCTACACAAGCCTTAGGATGGATGAACTCTTCAATACAGTGTCACCGATGATTCATTTCCAACCTGCGAGGTGCTGTACTTCGTGGCTGATTCTGACTTCGACATGTCACCGGACCGCCTCCGGAGCATCTGCCGCATGCCGTCAGCCACCCGGACAGCGGGGTTTGACTTGAACATCTTGCAGAACGCCATGTGAGCCCTCACAGCCTCCTCCACGCCCGGCTGAGCCTTCTTCCTGCACGCCTCATCCCTGACTGCCTCACAGCACAGCCCGCACAACCATTGGCCGTGGAAGCTTGCTCTCACGCTGGCAATGTAGTCCAGGGTGCAGTCCTCCCTCAGGCCGCAGCACTCACACTTGACTGACTCTATCTCCATTGCTTGCTTCTGCTGCTTTGTGCGCGCCTTGGTTCCTTGGACTGGAGGCTATTTGTAGGGAGGTTGTTATGGCTGTGAGGGGGCAGTGGTAGGGATGGATGGATGAGGTATTTATGATGGTGAGGTATCGGTGCATGTTCTGAGGTCAGAGATTTGAGACAGAGTTAAATGGGTGTGAGCCTCATTTGCTGGCCTTTTCCTGGCATTAAAAAATTCTGGCATCAGTTGGTGGCTAGAGGGGACGGGGCTTGCTGGTGCTGtgttttttgggggggggggggggggggggactgtTCCGGTATCTTACTGGAGCCTAAACAGTACCGTGTTGCAGTACTTTTGCTACAGTACCTGTAAACAGTAATATCGCAACAGTGATTATTTTGTCTTTTGGCTCAAGTGACTGAATCtgcgtcggggggggggggggggggggggtcctcaGGAAATACAAAGTTTGTCCCTTTGCTGAATTCTGAGAAAGAGCACGCTTTCCCATACTAATCAGCCCACCTTACcacctagtttttttttttctggttaAGAGTTTTTGCGTTGGCCCTTTCTCAAGATTCAGGGCGCGTTTGGCGCAGCTTCAGCTTCGCTGGAACTGTGCGGGACTGTGCTTCACTGTGCTACTGCACTATTTATCGAAGCTGTGCTATCGAGCTTCACCTACAGTCAACGTAAAGAAGGGAGAAGCCGGTGAGGCCAGGGTTTGGCCGCTTCGCCCGACTTCGCTACAGTAAGCTAAGCTGAAGCTCTTGTAAGCGTGCCAAACGCGCCCTCAGTTTCTTTACCCAGCGCCCTATTTCCTTTCCAACTCTCAAAGCTGAATTCTTGATAGCACAGCAAAGAATGTATTAACTTCATGACTTCATCCGCTATTATGAAGAGTCTTAATCAGGTGCTATACAGTCATGGATTCCTGCAATGTTTGAATCCAAACTCAAACTGTTTTGTTCCTGATAATATAAAAGCCAACCATCTGTCAGGCTGAGGACATCTCACCCTGCTAGCGGATTAGACTCTATGTGCTTACAAGACATCTGTCATAAATTCATAGCAGAGCACAGTCGTCACTTGTAAAGGAAGTTTAGGCTGGATGTCGTTGTCAACCTATATTGgttatcctttttttttaagaCAAAGTTGATTCAGAGTTGGTTCCCGAGATAACCTATTGTGGTCCTTTGCATAATTCTGAGCCTGGATGTTCTAAAATGACTTGCATGTTAGCATTATCTTCTAGTCTTTGTGACATGGTCTATGACGAACTTTAGCAGGTTGGTGCTTCTTTTCTTGAAGGATAGCAAGAGGTGGCTCCTACGATTTGGACTGGCCCATGGAATCTTGTGCTGTGGTGAGTGCCTGCTGCTTTTCTCCGATGAAATGGAATTAGTCACTGCATTATGGAAGGATGCACCGCTTTATAGGA
This window contains:
- the LOC120692444 gene encoding uncharacterized protein LOC120692444 isoform X2 translates to MQRVSQLTLRRLLSPPSAAAAARRAAPVTAEAVSGGGSILLPRVGGAGVAASEWSGGGQGLWLARRLCTYDERDDRALEEEAEKKFGWILKIFFLGTAGLVGYQFFPYMGDNLLQQSISLLRVKDPLFKRMGASRLTRFAVDDQRRMKVVEMGGAQELLNVLEGAKDDKTRKEALKTLVALSKSEGIELV
- the LOC120692444 gene encoding uncharacterized protein LOC120692444 isoform X1, giving the protein MQRVSQLTLRRLLSPPSAAAAARRAAPVTAEAVSGGGSILLPRVGGAGVAASEWSGGGQGLWLARRLCTYDERDDRALEEEAEKKFGWILKIFFLGTAGLVGYQFFPYMGDNLLQQSISLLRVKDPLFKRMGASRLTRFAVDDQRRMKVVEMGGAQELLNVLEGAKDDKTRKEALKTLVALSKSEEAAGFLDMAGAYAIVSSTPNSSVYAEIETYKTSFLTALDKLKS
- the LOC120692129 gene encoding uncharacterized protein LOC120692129, whose amino-acid sequence is MEIESVKCECCGLREDCTLDYIASVRASFHGQWLCGLCCEAVRDEACRKKAQPGVEEAVRAHMAFCKMFKSNPAVRVADGMRQMLRRRSGDMSKSESATKYSTSQVGNESSVTLY